The Nocardia sp. NBC_01503 sequence TGGTCGTGTTCGTTCATGGCAGCGGAAGCAGTCGCCACAGCCCTCGCAATCGGTACGTCGCGGAGGTGCTACAGCGGGCCGGGCTGGGCACCCTGCTGTTCGATCTGCTCACCACCGCCGAGGAACTCGACCGCGCGAACGTATTCGACATAGACCTGCTCGCGCACCGACTCGTCGATGTCACCCTCTGGCTGAGCCGGCAGGAACACGTCGCGGGCCTGCCCATCGGATACTTCGGCGCGAGCACCGGAGCCGCCGCGGCCTTGAGCGCCGCCGCGGATCCGCGGGTGCGGGTCGGCGCGGTGGTCTCCCGTGGCGGGCGACCCGATCTTGCGGGGAGCGCACTGACCGCGGTGCGGGCTCCGACGCTGTTGATCGTCGGCGGGCACGATTACCGCGTCATCGACTTGAATCGCCAAGCGGCGAAAGCCCTATCATGCGAAACCGTGCTGGTGGAGGTGCCCGGCGCAACCCATCTGTTCGAGGAACCCGGCACCCTGCGGCAGGCGGCCGAACTCGCGCGGGATTGGTTCACCACCCACCTCCCCACCGCTTCGGCAGCCGAATCCGCCGGGTCGGCGTGAGCAGGTGGGCGAGGCGACACCGGTAACCGATTGTGCGGGACCGATCAGTGATCGCCGGGTGCGGTGGTCAGGTGCTCTTTCATCAGGATGCGGTGGGCCTGTTGGGCGGCGACCGCTCGGCGTTCGTCGTCGCCGGTCGTCTGCAGTTCCTCGAGACCGCGGGCGAGCACCGCCACCGCGTCACCGAGCAGCTGTAACCGGCGCTCGACCGCGGCCACCCCGTGGGTGTCGTTGTGAACGGCCGGTTTCCCGGCTTCCGGGCTCGGCTCGGGGAAGCCGCGCAACAGTTCTCGCAATCGCACCGGCAGTACCGCGAGCACACCGTCGAGCTGGCCGGGCGAGCAGCGATCCATGAATACGTCGGTGACCGCGCCAGCCGCGCGCGCCACGTCGTCACGGCTGATCATGGCCTCATGCGCGAACTGGGTGAGGAATTCCTCGGTGCCGTGTGCGACCGGTACATGACTGGGCACCCAGCCCTCGTAGTAGATGCCGCGCAGGATCTCCGGTAGCTGCGCGGTCAGGTGGGCGGACGCGGGGACGCTGATGCGGTCGCGCACCGTATGCAGCCAGGCCCGCACCACGTGGTAACTGATGGCCCGGTCCTCGGTGCCGATCC is a genomic window containing:
- a CDS encoding DUF2267 domain-containing protein translates to MSSHKDPLSAAVHTAHEWLNAVADRIGTEDRAISYHVVRAWLHTVRDRISVPASAHLTAQLPEILRGIYYEGWVPSHVPVAHGTEEFLTQFAHEAMISRDDVARAAGAVTDVFMDRCSPGQLDGVLAVLPVRLRELLRGFPEPSPEAGKPAVHNDTHGVAAVERRLQLLGDAVAVLARGLEELQTTGDDERRAVAAQQAHRILMKEHLTTAPGDH